The Hevea brasiliensis isolate MT/VB/25A 57/8 chromosome 1, ASM3005281v1, whole genome shotgun sequence DNA segment agtttaaatttttttaattaattataattaaatcatgGTTAATgtaaattgacaaaaaaaattaagggaaatgttttatttatttataattataatataattaaggaaataatttttaattataacttAAAATATTTAGAAAGAGAAAATCAATGAAATTGGACTAAAACATGAGAAATTGATataattagaaaaataaataaattaatataaacataaatattaatgtagttataaaataaaattaattaattaacataattatcgAAAACTAATATacttaaaaagaaaaaacaatacgattaatttctcaattttttctctataaatatttttaaataaaatacataatatattcatttttttcttttaataattaatttataatttcatttaattttgttaaattaataagtaattaatttttaaaaaagaatTAATTTGGCCAGTTTAAAACGGAAATTTGAAATCATTGCGGTCCGGTTCAGTCCTTGCCACGAACCAAAATGGTCCATCCCGATCCGGAACCGGCCCGTTCTGTGGGTGAGCAATTCGCAACTTAAGCGAGCAGAACTGCAGAAGAACCAGGGGCAGGGCAAAGCCAAACGCGAAACGAAGATAGCAAAAGCTGGTCTTAAAGACTTTGAAAACGCAGAGGACAACCAGAGAGGAAAGCAAAGCGAAGAAACTGAAGCAAAAATGGGGTGGATCGGAGATACCGTGGATTCCATTAAATCCATCCAGATCCGTCAGCTCCTCACTCAGGCCGTCAGTCTAGGTCAGTCTCTACTTTTATGTATGCGTGAAAAATATATGCATGATCATGCAATTCTCCTCTTATATCGAGTAATGGAGGTGCGGAGATACTGAGAGGAATTCGTAATTTCTAAAGTTTAATTTGGGTGCTGTTTGAATGTAGCTAAGATATTTGAACTATAACTTGTCAaaaagttttgattttttttgttaattgGCCTTCAATAGTTAAAGTTTGGCACTTTATTACTCGTGTGTTTCCTTTGCTTGATTTGCTTCTGTGATTCTCTTATAACTGCCCGAAGGAGCTGTAATTGACACTGAGGATGGGAGGAATATTTTGTATAATAGTTGAGACTAAAGAGCGGTAAGCCTAAAACTGGATCTTAATGAAGTATTGAGCTTAATAAACTGGTGCAATTTGTAGGCTTTATGTTGACTTGGGTTTCTTTATTTTGTTGGAAATAACTCAGCATTATCTGATAGATGCAAAATTCCATTGgaattatggtttttttttttttggattatgCACGTTTGAGAATTTGTTTTTCAGGAAAAATCAAGTACTACTACTATATTTTGTGGTTGGATCAAGTTTAGCATGCATATGGTTTAAGTTGTCTTCCCTCCACTTTGAAGGTTTGGAATTTGCTATATTAGTGTTAACATATTCTGATCAGATAGTGCTGCAGACATTTGGCTTTGTAAAGAAAGCTGCATATCTAAagaacaaaaattgaaaattacgATTTCTAGTGGTTTCCCATCTGCTAGAGTATGGTCTATTCAGTATCTGCTTTTGGTTTCAGGAATGATTGTTACATCTGCACTAATAATATGGAAGGCATTGATGTGCATCACTGGTAGTGAGTCTCCTGTGGTGGTTGTTCTATCTGGAAGTATGGAGCCTGGCtttaagagggtaattcaaactAAATGATTTTGTTAATATCTATAAAATCTGCTTAATAATTAAAAGAGGAAATGTGTCCTTTATTTTGTCAAAGATGGAGGATAAGGAATATCAATTTCTGTGAGaggccttcttcttcttcttcttcttcttttcttttttggtgATGGCTTGTCTTCTTTTAGAGCAAAATTTAATCATccatgcatatttactttatggtTTTTATCTTCTCTTTTGAAGATCTACTTTGATTTTGAGCATCTTTATATACTCTGTAAGTTTggtattaagatttttttttttttttttttgtattcttGAAGAGAAACATAGATTTTGATACACAAAAAGAggaaggaagaaattgaaatgaaaTGTTTTATGTGTTTAGAGCTGCAACTGGGAGACCTTTCATGTTTGAATTCCCTTTGCTTATGTGCTCTTATGATATCTTATAATTGTTCCTCCCTTCCATACTTCAGGTTGATTATAATCACTGGCAAAAAATCCAGCATCATATGAATAATTTAGTTTAGATGTGACATAAATGTAACTGATGTCATTGGCATACTGCTGGTGAATGTAAATACAGAAAATTTTTGCTGAGATCTGGCATGCATCTTTACTTGTTGGTTAGCAACTTgtttaaaattattttgatagaaaaaagaaatttatggAAGTAAAAGAAAGGGGGTTCAACACTGAGAATAAGAAAATCTCTGGACCTGAAAAACTCATGGATACAGATCAACTAAGAAAGTAAGGCTTTCCAATCAAGTTTGGTAATACTTGAAAATGGAGCCATATGCCCAGAAAAGGGTCAAGAAAACCACCTTATCAACAACaggtaaagaaaaaaaaaactgattTTTTTAAAGATGCAGTCATTCCTTTCCATCGATATTGAAAATGAGTTCCAGCTGGGTAGGGAATCATTTGAATATTTTGTGTGACTAGAATAGTAATACTTCACTGAATTGTGTTATTGTATGTGTTATTATAAGTATTGTTGCTGTTTTTAAACTTTTTATTCTCGTGCTTGATGATGAGCCTGTCATATAGTGTTATCTTCACATTCTAGTTCCTTTAATTGTCCTAATTAATCATGCTGCTTGAGTAACTCTTCACTTCCTTTTCAGGGGGATATTTTGTTTTTGCACATGAGTAAAGATCCTATTCGTGCAGGGGAGATTGTTGTTTTTAATATAGATGTAAGTGCGCTCTTTTATTTTTATGCTCTGTTTTGCCATCCTTAATTGTATTTTCAGTTAGTTTGTGTTTGTTGGTTGGCTAGTGCCCATACTTCCTCTTTTATTTCTTTCTATGTCTTAAAAAAGAAGTTGTgttttattttatcatttataCAGATTACCATAAAATCTTATCTCACCAGTTATATTGAAAGGCGAGTGGATGGAAAAATACAGCTGGTTATTTGGCATTTACTGTGAAGTACTATGTGCTGTAAACTGTTATTATTATTAGATTTCAGTTGCTAATAGCTGAGGCTGTATGTTTCAtgcacattttaatggtctttCATCTTGGGATATAAGTTATTTTTTGTTGGTGTGcttctatttttatttgttttcttatcttttcttcttcttcttcttcttcttcttcttttatatTTGCTTGTATGTTATCATTCTACTTTTGCCCTCACCATATGCATTTCTGTTTTATTGGTCAGGGCCGTGAAATTCCAATTGTCCATCGTGTAATCAAGGTAAAGATTTGGTTCCCTGTACATGCTTATTTTGACATCTTACCtgtgctaaaaattccttttggaTAAGGCAGTCTTACTCTTGACAATAAAACTATAAGGGACATTTTGGATTACAATCTGTTTGTGCGTATCTGGGAGTGGCTGGGAGAGTGGGATAGAGACTTAGAGAGGGAGGAAATGGAGGTGGATCATGTCCTCCATTTACCTATCTATGAATTAGAGTTATTATCTGTTTGATATTTTACTATGGTGGCACGTTCTGCACCAGCTTTTGAATTGAATTTGCATCCTTGAAAATAGGAGTGGAAATTTAAATTTTCACCTTCTTGTCTGATAATCCTTGATATTGATTGTTGTGAAGGTCCATGAAAGGCAAGATACAGGGGAAGTTGAAGTCCTCACGAAAGGTGCCAGCAACTTGATCTAAGGATTAATTTGTTAAATTGACATAGTTGCTTCTTACAATGTCTACCTGTGTTTTCAAATTTTCTGCTGTTCTAAAAATTTTACCAATGTCATGAAAATTGTTATTTTATGTTCGCTGTGCTAATGTTCTCCCATGTTCTTGTTTCCTCAGGAGATAATAATTATGGGGATGACAGGCTTTTGTATGCTCAAGGTCAGCTTTGGCTGCAACGGCACCATATCATGGGGAGAGCTGTTGGGTAAGAGCTTTAACCAtggtcccttttttttttcttcctgttTTGGAGTAGGAGATGTAGTTGGGCGTGTCTTAGAATGCTGCTCATTGTGTGTGTTGGGTACAGACTCTTAATGTTTCATACATTTTCTTATTTCCAGGTTCTTACCTTATGTTGGTTGGGTGACAATTATCATGACTGAAAAGCCTATCATCAAGGTTTGCTTTTCTCTACGAATCATTTGATAAAACTGAAATAATCATCTATTCAGGGTGAAATTGTATCTAGGATTCTTCTTTTGGTTTCATTCTCACTGTCTATGGTGCCTTTAACTACTACAAGGAAAATACCAATTCTTTTGAATTATGACCCTTGTTCTTGCATGCAGTACATTCTTATTGGTGCATTGGGATTGCTTGTCATAACTTCAAAGGACTGAAAGATGAAGCACCATGAAGGCTTGGGGGGAAATCCAAGTAAAACATTCTTGGAGTGGTTGTTGCCATTTGTTTTCCCTTGAGAGCGGATTTCcaatcttttttttcttttttcggtTAAATTAAGATGTGATAGATGTTTAAGGATGAGTAGCATCAGAACCTTGATATTGTTTGATACTTGTGTAGCTGACCTCCAGCCTAACTTCTTCCGCAGTTTTTGGTAAATTCGATTATTACTAAAATACTATTCGAATCCATTTAATCTtatctattttaatttataataaaaatattaaatttatttatttaaaatacattatataaattttaaaatatttattgtacacattttatttttttttaaataaactcttaatttaaaaaaaaaaaactcttaaatttgatgggggtgaaggtttttttttttttttgaaaatataaaaaataaagtagTTTAGATATTACTTATCATTTGCTTTTAGATACATTATAATGTATTTCTTAACATTTAATAAAATCTATaagttagtttttatatttttaaaactcacCTATATGAtatttgatattttaataaaacttaCAAAATATGCCTTGTTATTAAGATTAAGTCGTcattaattttagtaaaaatattaaaatattatttattatatttttttatctaaaataatttagttattaaaatttaataaaatctaTAAATTAGTATTTGAAGTTAAGTGAAATTTATAGATCActgaatatatttttaaaatctacTTATTTagttttttacattttaataaacttacaaattaattttttttgtttaatttttcattcaaattatcattaattaaaaaaaaagattaaaatgcattttatttatgaattttaatatgaaacaaaataatttttgggattttgaTTTACTAACAAAATAATCCtgatgtggcaaaactaaaaattttaattgttttaatttttaattttgcaaaataaaattttataataacatATTAAactttttaacataattaataattaattttataaaataattattaattataaaattaactatTACATAATAGAGTGAAATTTTACAAATTAACTATTAATAAATCCTAATTTCTAATTACTTTAAATCATATCTAATTTTACAAAAATAActtttatattatattgttaaaatttaagatgaatttgtaataaaaaaataaaaatcttaaagtaattagttcatattttaataattatagctatttataaattaattcttatatatttattaattatgaaaatataagacttaaaataattaatctatatttttaataattataatttaaagaaactaattttaaattttattaaattttgatgactaaattattttatattaaaaatatagtaaaaaatattttaatttttttaattactaataatttAACTGAGATTTTAATGACAGGaactaatttataaatttgtTAATATGTTAAATATCACACctcatcaattaaattataatttaccatTGCTTTTATTGGATTGAGAAAATGATACTATTCTTGTTTTCCCCATTCTATAGCATTAAAAGATAATACATTTTTCTTTGTGATCCATAAAGAATTATATGCATAAAAATAATTCTTCTAATACAAATTATTTTAACGTTTATTTGTGATATGTAAAAGTTTGATTTTGCCATATTGATTAAAATAGGATGAGATCAAATTCCATTAGCTTTCTACGTGGGAAATCTCTCTAGGATTATAGAGAGAGAATTTTCTCTTGAACTATTGTCCTTGTCATTTCTTTCATAAAAAGCTGAGCAATATTTTGATGGCCCTTCTCTATTCTTCAGACTAAGGAAAGGCGTGGTATCTGGCTGGATTAGGGTCTCCTCCCCTCCACAATTAGATTTGTACGTGAGTTTAGTTGCAAATCTGGGGGCAAGGGTGGTTTGAAGATGATCTACTATGAGAAAGCAATGGTCTGGTTTGTTGGTTTGGCTTCCTGGGTTATGTGCTGTGCTTGCTGGTTGTAGTTTGAAGAGTGTCGTTCTTGCTTGGTCCTTGGTCTAGGAGTGTGCTCTGTGCGAAAAGAGGACCTCTCATACTTTAGCTGTCTCGCATCTCTAGGATTCACTTCTACATTCCGGCTGGGAAGGTTGCCCTGATGACCATTGAGGGGCAAAGAGCTCTACGGGCAAATCCTCCTTTCGCTGTTAGATTTGCGTTGTGTTTAGGTGGAGAATGCTAGGAGGACTATGCTTCTGGGGAGGTGCTAAGCTTTAATGGACAACATTGGGCGCTCCTTGAAATGCTGGCGGTGTTGGCTAGATTCAATCTCTGCTTCAGCTTCTCTAGAGTTGGCAAGCCTTGGAGGTGGTTAGCGGTGTGATTTTTAGTTTTAGGCTCTTTCTCTATTAACCTAGGATTATAGATAAGGGACGAGTCGATTTGAGGATGGTTTGATTTGTTTTGGTTGAGTTGGGTCAGTTTGATTTGTTTGTTTGGGTTGGCGTTGGTTTTGTTTGTTGTTCATGCCATTTTTTGTATCCTTTGTCCTTTTGGCTTTTAATGTAAgattgattttatatatatatatatatatatatatatatatatatatatatatatatatatataagtcatACTAAAATTATACTgtaattttttttacaatttagattaattttattttctcatttgctttttaaaaataaatttgtcGAGGGAAACATATAGGATACTTACAAAAATCATTATACATGAActcaattaatattattaaaatttaaatttatctcaaatcttattaatattatttaaaaaatttgaatctatttaattttatatatttaattaataatttatgtaaaaattatttttattaatattttatatttaaaatataataattttataaaatatttatattttattttatttaaaataaaatatacaaaaattataaatattattgtaaaaaaattatatttttataaaatatttttataaattcaaaCTTAAATCAaacttgctataaatattattttttaaatttaaatttatttaaaaattaattatatattatttaaatttattttattaaaatttaactgAATTAATACCTGAAAAATCTGACCGCTTTTCATTCCTAAATCTAtccttatcttaaaaaataaaaaaataaataaaaaaaaaaaaaaataaaaaaacccgCCTGGTTGGGCACAAGCCTAAAAGCTTCTATCAGGTCTAGTTTTAGGGGCGACTTTAAGACACGAAACTGGATGGTAATCGAGtattccaaccaatcacaatcaACCATTATGGCTGTCCAGGCTAGCTTACCGTGAGCCTCACCTCCAAACGGCAAACGCTTAACAAA contains these protein-coding regions:
- the LOC110643848 gene encoding uncharacterized protein LOC110643848 isoform X2; this translates as MGWIGDTVDSIKSIQIRQLLTQAVSLGMIVTSALIIWKALMCITGSESPVVVVLSGSMEPGFKRGDILFLHMSKDPIRAGEIVVFNIDGREIPIVHRVIKVHERQDTGEVEVLTKGDNNYGDDRLLYAQGQLWLQRHHIMGRAVGFLPYVGWVTIIMTEKPIIKYILIGALGLLVITSKD
- the LOC110643848 gene encoding uncharacterized protein LOC110643848 isoform X1; the encoded protein is MGGIFCIIVETKERKNQVLLLYFVVGSSLACIWFKLSSLHFEGMIVTSALIIWKALMCITGSESPVVVVLSGSMEPGFKRGDILFLHMSKDPIRAGEIVVFNIDGREIPIVHRVIKVHERQDTGEVEVLTKGDNNYGDDRLLYAQGQLWLQRHHIMGRAVGFLPYVGWVTIIMTEKPIIKYILIGALGLLVITSKD
- the LOC110643848 gene encoding uncharacterized protein LOC110643848 isoform X3 — encoded protein: MIVTSALIIWKALMCITGSESPVVVVLSGSMEPGFKRGDILFLHMSKDPIRAGEIVVFNIDGREIPIVHRVIKVHERQDTGEVEVLTKGDNNYGDDRLLYAQGQLWLQRHHIMGRAVGFLPYVGWVTIIMTEKPIIKYILIGALGLLVITSKD